Proteins encoded in a region of the Longimicrobiaceae bacterium genome:
- a CDS encoding carboxypeptidase regulatory-like domain-containing protein codes for MPTTWDTTRRQVALAGMVTDAETGRPLGGARVEITAGPAAFRRWADVRAREHAGGSATVQAPHLATTSADGHFRFADLPDGAYTLAVSLPPAGSRYGAVKVKAAVAREGERVVHADAGAALPPTRIRGKVTGADGEAVAMAQVALKGGGEQALTGADGRYVLNAIEAGTRTVVVSARGHAPAAQEVKAAAGKSKTADFSLVRAGS; via the coding sequence ATGCCGACCACCTGGGACACGACGCGGCGGCAGGTCGCCCTCGCGGGCATGGTCACCGACGCGGAGACGGGCCGCCCGCTCGGCGGGGCGCGCGTGGAGATCACCGCCGGGCCCGCCGCCTTCCGCCGCTGGGCAGACGTGCGGGCGCGGGAGCACGCGGGCGGCTCGGCGACCGTGCAGGCGCCGCACCTCGCCACGACCTCGGCAGACGGGCACTTCCGGTTCGCGGACCTGCCGGACGGCGCGTACACGCTGGCCGTCTCGCTCCCACCTGCCGGGAGCCGCTACGGCGCGGTGAAGGTGAAGGCGGCCGTGGCGCGCGAGGGCGAGCGCGTGGTCCATGCCGACGCGGGCGCGGCGCTCCCGCCCACGCGCATCCGCGGGAAGGTGACGGGGGCGGACGGCGAGGCGGTGGCGATGGCGCAGGTGGCGCTCAAGGGCGGCGGCGAGCAGGCGCTGACCGGTGCGGACGGGCGCTACGTGCTGAACGCGATCGAGGCCGGCACGCGCACCGTGGTCGTCTCCGCGCGCGGCCACGCTCCGGCGGCGCAGGAGGTGAAGGCCGCCGCGGGCAAGTCGAAAACCGCGGATTTCTCCCTCGTCCGCGCGGGGAGCTGA